The proteins below are encoded in one region of Amycolatopsis acidiphila:
- a CDS encoding DUF6262 family protein, whose translation MRPDNTKPIIAAARRRHELTRAKAIQALRELDHAGTPVTFHTVATAAAVSRSWLYAQPDIRAEIERLREATGRTPTPPIPASQRTTESSALARLDAALKRNRELAEENQRLRRQLAHALGQLRHTPDASDPTAPGKRRRSSVTIGPC comes from the coding sequence ATGCGTCCTGACAACACTAAGCCGATCATCGCCGCCGCCCGGCGGCGCCACGAGTTGACACGGGCCAAAGCGATCCAAGCACTACGCGAACTCGACCATGCCGGCACGCCGGTCACCTTCCACACTGTCGCCACTGCGGCTGCAGTCTCCCGGTCCTGGCTCTACGCCCAGCCCGACATCCGGGCCGAGATCGAGCGCCTCCGCGAGGCCACGGGACGCACGCCCACGCCGCCGATCCCGGCCAGCCAACGCACGACCGAGTCCTCGGCCCTGGCCAGGCTCGATGCTGCACTCAAACGAAACCGTGAACTCGCAGAGGAAAACCAGCGCCTGCGGCGCCAACTGGCCCACGCCCTCGGCCAGCTTCGTCATACACCCGACGCCAGCGACCCGACTGCTCCCGGCAAACGACGTCGCTCTTCGGTAACGATCGGGCCCTGCTGA
- a CDS encoding IS256 family transposase, with amino-acid sequence MLTVVPDPAAGDDGAPVGSRSLIDEIVREGACRMLAEALQAEVDAYIARFAGERDERGHRLVVRNGYHQPREVLTSAGAVEVTAPRVNDKRTDPETGERMRFSSAILPPWARKTPKITEVLPLLYLHGLSSGDFVPALGQFLGSAKGLSSAVITKLTEQWKAEQRAFAQRDLSTVDFVYLWADGIHVNIRLEEAKLCLLVMIGVRADGRKELVALADGYRESTESWADLLRDCKRRGMRAPVLAAGDGALGFWGALREVFPETREQRCWFHKIANVLSALPKSAHPGAKKALAEIWNAEDKRHALDAVKAFDAAYGAKFPKAVAKITEDIDVLLAFFDFPAEHWVHLRTTNPIESTFATVRHRTKVTKGPGSRAAGLAMAFKLIESAQARWRAVNAPHLVALVRAGARFENGQLVERPDDHTQPAAA; translated from the coding sequence ATGCTCACCGTAGTCCCTGACCCTGCCGCTGGCGATGACGGCGCTCCTGTCGGCTCGCGGTCGTTGATTGATGAGATCGTGCGTGAGGGCGCGTGTCGGATGCTGGCCGAGGCTCTGCAGGCCGAGGTGGACGCCTACATCGCGCGGTTCGCCGGCGAGCGTGACGAGCGCGGCCACCGCCTGGTCGTGCGTAACGGCTACCACCAGCCGCGTGAGGTGCTCACCTCGGCGGGCGCGGTCGAGGTGACGGCGCCGCGGGTCAACGACAAGCGCACCGATCCCGAGACTGGTGAGCGGATGCGGTTCTCCTCGGCGATCCTGCCGCCGTGGGCGCGTAAGACCCCGAAGATCACCGAGGTACTGCCGCTGCTCTACCTGCACGGCCTGTCATCCGGGGATTTCGTGCCCGCGCTGGGGCAGTTCCTGGGCTCGGCGAAGGGCTTGTCGTCGGCGGTGATCACGAAGCTGACCGAGCAGTGGAAGGCCGAGCAGCGCGCGTTCGCCCAGCGTGATCTGTCCACTGTGGACTTCGTGTATCTGTGGGCAGACGGGATCCACGTCAACATCCGCCTGGAGGAGGCGAAACTGTGTCTTCTGGTGATGATCGGGGTGCGCGCCGACGGCCGCAAGGAACTCGTCGCCTTGGCCGATGGCTACCGCGAGTCCACCGAGTCTTGGGCGGATCTGCTTCGGGACTGCAAGCGCCGCGGGATGCGTGCCCCGGTACTGGCCGCCGGGGACGGCGCGCTGGGGTTCTGGGGCGCGCTGCGCGAGGTGTTCCCTGAAACCCGCGAGCAGCGCTGCTGGTTCCACAAGATCGCCAATGTGCTGTCCGCTCTCCCGAAGTCGGCGCACCCCGGTGCGAAGAAGGCCCTCGCGGAGATCTGGAACGCCGAGGACAAGCGGCACGCGCTGGACGCGGTGAAGGCCTTCGACGCCGCCTACGGCGCGAAGTTCCCCAAGGCGGTCGCGAAGATCACCGAGGACATTGACGTGCTGCTCGCGTTCTTCGACTTTCCGGCCGAGCACTGGGTGCATCTGCGCACCACCAACCCGATCGAGTCGACCTTCGCCACCGTGCGGCACCGCACCAAGGTCACCAAAGGGCCAGGCTCGCGCGCCGCCGGGCTCGCGATGGCGTTCAAGCTCATTGAGTCAGCACAGGCCCGCTGGCGCGCGGTGAACGCACCCCACCTCGTCGCGCTCGTCCGCGCCGGAGCCCGCTTCGAGAACGGACAACTCGTCGAACGACCCGACGACCACACCCAACCCGCAGCAGCCTAA
- a CDS encoding ATP-binding cassette domain-containing protein, which yields MESAPSALKIEFDGVTTVLGDEPVLHRLRLSVPDGQVTVILGQSGCGKTTLLRHLVGLLPPTGGSVRLDGRDVWSLTSAELVSARGGIAAVVGGSHPFDSWLFSSMNVYENVACVLRRAGATDDEVHATTAPLMREFGLEAFARSFPEEIPAHARRRVLLAQALVSGMPLIVLDDVDTALDSRYTGAIVRAIKSVNEKARATVLITANDLDFAREVAHEVAVLWNGKIVSHGPPDVLLRGVRTGEEFARRFFRTDLAGPLCRDVVEGGLRGGEPARRFFAIDPDLPVWWVVALLLLVIVFVFWSSAGTVFGGP from the coding sequence ATGGAGAGTGCCCCCAGCGCCTTGAAGATCGAATTCGACGGCGTGACGACGGTTCTCGGCGACGAACCGGTGCTGCACCGGCTTCGGCTGTCGGTGCCGGACGGGCAGGTCACGGTGATCCTCGGACAGTCGGGGTGCGGCAAGACGACTCTCCTGCGGCACCTCGTGGGCCTGCTGCCGCCGACGGGCGGCAGCGTCCGGCTGGACGGACGTGACGTCTGGTCGCTGACCTCGGCCGAGCTCGTCAGTGCTCGTGGCGGGATCGCGGCCGTGGTCGGCGGCTCACACCCGTTCGACAGCTGGCTGTTCTCCTCGATGAACGTCTACGAGAACGTCGCTTGTGTCCTGCGTCGTGCCGGTGCGACGGACGATGAGGTGCACGCGACCACCGCGCCGTTGATGCGGGAATTCGGCCTGGAGGCCTTCGCGCGTTCCTTCCCCGAGGAGATCCCCGCGCACGCGAGGCGCAGGGTGCTCCTCGCGCAGGCGTTGGTGTCCGGCATGCCGCTGATCGTCCTCGACGACGTCGACACCGCGCTCGATTCCCGCTACACGGGTGCCATCGTCAGGGCGATCAAGTCGGTCAACGAGAAGGCGCGGGCCACGGTACTGATCACGGCGAACGACCTGGACTTCGCACGGGAAGTGGCACACGAGGTCGCCGTCCTGTGGAACGGCAAGATCGTCTCCCACGGGCCGCCGGACGTCCTCCTGCGCGGCGTGCGGACCGGCGAAGAGTTCGCCAGGCGGTTCTTCCGGACGGACCTCGCCGGGCCGCTGTGCAGGGACGTCGTCGAAGGCGGCTTGCGAGGCGGCGAGCCGGCGAGGCGGTTCTTCGCGATCGATCCCGACCTGCCGGTGTGGTGGGTCGTCGCGCTCCTGCTGCTGGTAATCGTCTTCGTGTTCTGGTCCAGCGCGGGCACCGTCTTCGGCGGGCCGTGA